A section of the Solitalea canadensis DSM 3403 genome encodes:
- a CDS encoding GNAT family N-acetyltransferase, whose product MNEQWINHPTILKGNTVDLIPLEKEHFEKLFTAASDKKLWELIPTDCSQKDIFEAAYSFSLTERDKGRQYPFIIYHKETGEFIGSTRFFEIFPLDKKLEIGWTWLITRYWGTTINLECKLLLLTHCFEVLKTRRVQLKTDATNLRSRKAIEKIGGQFEGILRKDRIKSNGDSRNAAYYSILDDEWEVVRQKINDQLANKEESSNKK is encoded by the coding sequence ATGAACGAACAATGGATAAATCATCCAACCATATTAAAAGGAAATACCGTTGACTTAATTCCATTAGAAAAAGAACACTTTGAAAAGTTATTTACCGCGGCTTCGGATAAAAAACTATGGGAACTGATCCCTACAGACTGCTCTCAGAAGGACATTTTTGAAGCTGCCTATTCTTTTTCATTAACAGAAAGAGACAAGGGCAGGCAATATCCTTTTATAATTTATCATAAAGAGACAGGTGAGTTTATCGGATCGACCAGATTCTTTGAAATCTTTCCCCTTGATAAGAAACTAGAAATTGGCTGGACTTGGTTAATAACTAGGTATTGGGGAACGACTATAAATTTAGAATGTAAATTATTATTACTGACCCATTGTTTTGAAGTGCTGAAAACAAGACGAGTGCAGTTGAAAACGGATGCCACTAATTTACGCTCGCGAAAAGCTATTGAAAAAATTGGCGGACAATTTGAAGGTATTCTAAGGAAAGACAGGATTAAATCAAATGGTGATTCAAGAAATGCAGCCTATTACAGCATTTTAGACGATGAATGGGAAGTAGTAAGGCAAAAAATTAATGATCAACTTGCCAATAAAGAGGAATCCTCTAATAAAAAGTAA
- a CDS encoding dienelactone hydrolase family protein, with the protein MNGIKKEDIKQEVFDLYDDYAHNRVNRREFIQKLSAYAVGGITVASLMSFIMPDYSAIQIQPDDPRLTSEYITYQSPKGGGAIKALLSKPTDAKSKLGGVIVVHENRGLNPYIEDVARRAALAGFISIAPDALTPLGGYPGNDDKGRELQSKRDRNEMLEDFIAAFDYLKNHPDCNGKIGVVGFCFGGWISNMMAVRIPDLAAAVPFYGGQPQTEDVPKIKAPLLLHYAELDTRVNEGWPAYEKALKENNKEYTVYMYANANHGFHNDTTPRYDKDAAALAWQRTIDFFNKKLK; encoded by the coding sequence ATGAATGGAATCAAAAAAGAAGACATCAAACAAGAAGTTTTTGATCTTTATGATGATTACGCACACAACCGGGTTAACAGGCGCGAGTTTATTCAAAAGCTCTCTGCTTATGCAGTCGGCGGTATTACGGTAGCGTCGCTCATGAGTTTCATTATGCCTGATTATAGTGCCATTCAAATTCAACCGGATGATCCTCGATTAACATCAGAATATATAACGTATCAGTCTCCCAAAGGAGGAGGTGCAATCAAAGCCCTATTATCAAAACCTACGGATGCGAAAAGCAAGTTGGGAGGTGTTATTGTTGTTCATGAAAATCGGGGATTAAATCCATATATTGAGGATGTGGCAAGAAGAGCCGCGCTGGCAGGATTTATTTCGATTGCTCCTGATGCGTTAACTCCATTGGGTGGCTACCCAGGCAATGACGATAAAGGTCGGGAACTACAAAGTAAACGCGACAGGAATGAAATGCTGGAAGATTTTATTGCCGCATTTGATTATTTGAAAAATCACCCCGACTGTAATGGAAAAATTGGCGTTGTTGGTTTTTGTTTTGGTGGATGGATTTCAAATATGATGGCAGTACGCATCCCTGATTTGGCTGCGGCCGTACCTTTTTATGGAGGTCAGCCGCAAACGGAAGACGTTCCAAAAATAAAGGCTCCCCTTCTCTTACACTATGCGGAATTGGATACACGTGTTAACGAAGGTTGGCCAGCCTATGAAAAAGCATTAAAAGAGAATAACAAAGAGTACACGGTTTACATGTATGCGAACGCAAACCACGGCTTTCATAACGATACAACACCTCGATATGATAAAGATGCAGCAGCGCTAGCGTGGCAACGTACCATTGATTTTTTTAACAAGAAACTCAAATAA
- a CDS encoding sensor histidine kinase, with translation MSRPFVFLLLVLMASCRPQTDKSVATPKELLKKLATINDSLDQNKQIDKPAFWTSQLKQKNFSESNPSLAYIHYQLSKSLARSNAGKAKYHINVALDLIEREKEFDELKFTIYNGAGMIAEAEGKFYQAVYYFNKSAAIIMNDDSLQSKPVSKVICLLNAAQDNNKISQHPKAIQQNKLALKILKTMPDGIDMHYFRAYSQLFTAYTESGTYNADSLLFYLKQLRVIAERTEDPMQLRFTNEHTAYYYLMANQYNQSIHYYKLVKEYDTESLSDNPGKPNRIRNVYITLANLIDLYVQTKQFPEAINLIKEADKLECDNGQALSFYEKSLNKRAKMNYYFAIGNVHYAQKEAEELSELKDNILKNSGIQATEEMATIYQLQSKDRSINTLNRTINYTTQRLENNKLLLLIIGLLALLAISWALLFYFIQRQKRQKQEKEKILLQQQLLRTQMEPHFIFNTLSALQSFIRFDEKDKSIKYLSQFSKLLRSSLELSRQNYVPLDEELDAIENYLSLQQMRFEYSFSYKILTPETDLSALLVPPMLIQPFVENAIIHGMANQVNKGQILLEIQLNERQLLVKIVDNGKGIGTTPNEKANHKSLSGTIAKERLEILAKENKMRANVEIDSNKGGTSVLLTLPVKNL, from the coding sequence ATGAGCAGACCATTTGTGTTTTTGTTGCTGGTACTAATGGCTTCTTGTCGGCCTCAAACTGATAAATCAGTCGCTACACCTAAAGAACTGCTGAAAAAATTAGCAACTATCAACGATAGCCTCGATCAAAATAAACAAATCGACAAACCTGCTTTTTGGACAAGCCAACTTAAACAAAAGAACTTTTCTGAAAGCAATCCAAGTTTAGCCTATATTCACTATCAGTTATCTAAAAGCCTGGCAAGATCAAACGCCGGAAAGGCCAAATACCATATCAATGTAGCTTTAGATTTGATCGAAAGGGAAAAGGAATTTGATGAGCTGAAGTTTACGATTTATAATGGTGCAGGAATGATTGCAGAAGCTGAAGGCAAGTTCTATCAGGCGGTTTATTATTTTAATAAATCAGCTGCTATAATAATGAACGATGATTCGCTTCAAAGCAAGCCGGTGTCAAAAGTGATCTGCCTTCTTAATGCTGCCCAGGATAACAATAAAATAAGCCAGCATCCCAAAGCTATTCAGCAAAATAAGCTCGCACTGAAAATTTTAAAAACAATGCCGGATGGGATTGATATGCATTATTTCAGGGCTTACTCGCAGTTGTTTACGGCTTATACTGAAAGTGGAACTTATAATGCGGATTCTTTGCTTTTCTATCTGAAACAACTGAGGGTTATTGCAGAAAGAACTGAAGATCCCATGCAGTTACGTTTTACCAATGAGCATACAGCCTATTATTATTTAATGGCCAATCAATATAATCAGTCCATACATTATTATAAATTGGTTAAGGAGTATGATACAGAAAGTTTATCGGATAACCCCGGAAAACCAAACCGTATAAGGAATGTATACATCACTTTGGCCAACCTGATCGATCTGTATGTTCAAACTAAACAGTTTCCCGAAGCGATAAACTTAATAAAGGAGGCGGATAAGCTGGAGTGTGATAATGGCCAAGCACTTTCCTTTTATGAGAAAAGCTTGAATAAGCGAGCCAAAATGAATTATTATTTTGCCATTGGCAATGTTCATTATGCCCAGAAAGAAGCAGAAGAACTATCGGAACTGAAAGATAATATACTCAAAAATTCGGGCATTCAGGCTACCGAAGAGATGGCTACCATTTATCAGTTGCAGTCGAAAGATCGTTCGATCAATACCCTTAACCGAACCATAAATTATACCACACAGCGACTTGAAAACAATAAATTGCTGTTATTGATCATCGGATTGCTGGCGCTACTGGCTATTTCGTGGGCACTATTGTTTTATTTTATTCAGCGGCAAAAAAGGCAAAAGCAGGAGAAAGAAAAAATATTACTGCAACAGCAATTGTTAAGAACACAAATGGAGCCGCATTTTATTTTTAATACCTTATCAGCGTTGCAAAGTTTTATACGATTTGATGAAAAGGATAAATCCATAAAATACCTTAGTCAGTTTAGTAAATTACTTCGAAGCAGCTTAGAACTCAGCAGACAAAACTATGTTCCGCTTGATGAAGAGTTGGATGCCATAGAAAATTACCTGAGTTTACAACAGATGCGCTTCGAATACTCCTTCAGCTACAAGATACTGACACCAGAAACAGATCTGTCGGCACTATTGGTTCCGCCGATGCTAATTCAACCATTTGTTGAAAATGCCATTATTCATGGGATGGCTAATCAGGTTAACAAAGGTCAGATATTGCTGGAAATTCAGCTTAATGAACGTCAATTATTGGTAAAGATCGTTGATAATGGAAAAGGTATAGGAACAACCCCGAATGAAAAAGCTAATCATAAATCGCTATCAGGCACAATTGCCAAGGAACGTCTGGAGATTTTAGCGAAGGAAAACAAAATGAGGGCCAATGTGGAAATAGATTCAAACAAGGGTGGCACCAGTGTGTTACTTACACTTCCAGTCAAAAATCTTTAG
- a CDS encoding tetratricopeptide repeat protein yields MKKVMQIVTLSLFSLYLLALVACYKKNKAPTDAAINAMNLKRGKIPICGPADKQFGAVGFITSCSDKTQVEFDLAMALLHSFEYDEAEKAFAKVIDKTPDCAMAYWGVAMSNYHPLWAPPSETELQKGAKAVAIAQSIQQKSKREADYINAIAMFYKDWDKADHRTRAIRYEKAMEKLYKEFPEDKEAALFYALALTAAADPADKSFKNQKQAGALLNALYANEPNHPGVVHYIIHAFDSPELAELALPAARKYAAIAPSSAHALHMPSHIFTRLGLWDESIRSNLASVSSAQCYAEQTGIKGHWDEELHGLDYLVYAYLQKGQNELAMKQWNYLKTMNEVHPVNFKVAYAFASIPSRYLLENKMWVEAASLKTLHPNLHWDEYPWQKAIVHFTRVLGSVHTDNFTTAETELKNLRNCYDTLVAQKDAYKANEVLIQVKTAEAWLLFKQSKLPEALAQMYTAADMEDGTEKHPVTPGEVLPARELLGDMLLQMNKPQEALKAYEADLKRHHNRFNGLYGAGLAAEKSNNPEKAKYYYQQLTNIANATDSKRRELDGAKLYLNRMDVAGL; encoded by the coding sequence ATGAAAAAAGTAATGCAAATAGTAACCTTGTCATTGTTCAGCCTTTATTTGCTGGCACTCGTCGCATGTTATAAAAAAAATAAAGCACCTACAGATGCAGCAATAAATGCAATGAACCTTAAGCGAGGTAAAATACCAATTTGCGGTCCGGCCGATAAGCAATTTGGGGCTGTAGGTTTTATAACATCCTGTTCTGATAAAACACAAGTCGAGTTTGATCTTGCGATGGCGCTCCTTCATTCTTTTGAATACGATGAAGCCGAGAAGGCCTTTGCAAAAGTTATCGATAAAACACCCGATTGTGCTATGGCCTATTGGGGAGTCGCTATGAGTAATTATCATCCGCTGTGGGCTCCTCCTTCCGAAACCGAACTACAGAAAGGTGCCAAAGCTGTTGCCATCGCACAATCAATTCAACAAAAATCTAAAAGAGAAGCCGATTATATTAATGCCATCGCTATGTTCTATAAGGATTGGGATAAAGCAGATCATCGTACGCGTGCCATCCGTTATGAAAAAGCAATGGAAAAGCTCTATAAAGAATTTCCGGAAGATAAAGAGGCAGCCTTATTTTATGCATTAGCGCTAACGGCAGCAGCCGATCCTGCTGATAAATCATTCAAAAATCAAAAACAAGCGGGAGCACTTTTAAATGCACTTTATGCAAATGAACCCAATCATCCTGGTGTGGTACATTACATTATCCACGCTTTTGATTCACCTGAATTGGCTGAACTTGCATTGCCTGCAGCTCGAAAATATGCAGCTATTGCGCCTTCCTCGGCACATGCCCTACACATGCCTTCGCATATTTTTACCCGGTTAGGACTTTGGGATGAAAGCATCCGTTCCAATCTTGCATCTGTTTCTTCTGCTCAATGTTATGCAGAGCAAACCGGAATAAAAGGACATTGGGATGAGGAGCTTCACGGACTTGATTATCTCGTGTATGCTTACCTTCAGAAAGGGCAAAATGAACTGGCAATGAAACAATGGAATTACCTTAAAACAATGAATGAAGTTCATCCGGTTAATTTTAAGGTGGCGTATGCATTTGCTTCCATTCCATCGCGTTATTTATTGGAAAACAAAATGTGGGTAGAAGCGGCCAGCCTCAAAACACTTCATCCTAATCTTCATTGGGACGAATATCCGTGGCAAAAAGCAATTGTTCACTTTACCCGGGTGCTTGGTTCCGTTCATACGGACAATTTTACTACTGCCGAAACGGAGTTGAAAAACCTGAGAAATTGTTATGATACGCTGGTGGCTCAAAAAGATGCATACAAGGCAAATGAAGTGCTGATACAGGTAAAAACTGCAGAAGCATGGCTGTTATTTAAACAGTCAAAATTACCCGAAGCTTTAGCACAGATGTACACAGCCGCCGATATGGAAGATGGCACGGAAAAACACCCGGTTACTCCCGGAGAAGTGTTGCCGGCTCGAGAATTACTGGGGGATATGTTGTTACAAATGAATAAACCGCAAGAAGCTTTAAAAGCTTATGAAGCCGATTTAAAAAGACATCATAACAGATTTAATGGTTTGTACGGAGCAGGACTAGCAGCCGAAAAATCAAATAATCCAGAAAAAGCAAAATATTATTACCAGCAATTGACCAACATTGCTAATGCTACTGATTCGAAAAGACGGGAACTGGATGGTGCCAAATTGTATTTAAATAGGATGGATGTTGCGGGTCTTTAG
- a CDS encoding potassium channel family protein, whose translation MFIQVLISLAIIAATIFIHGVGTSLWLSYFLRKYNTQNQTIRFAKFMRILSLTAIILMLLHYMEIALWAAVYFVIPELSQLGTWEEAIYFSMITYTTVGYGDITLPAIWRVMSGFEAMNGILLFGWSTAMFYAVAQRMMIINKTRNTNDQD comes from the coding sequence ATGTTTATCCAAGTTCTCATCAGTCTTGCAATAATTGCAGCAACTATTTTTATTCATGGGGTAGGCACCTCATTGTGGTTGAGTTATTTCTTGCGAAAGTATAATACGCAGAATCAGACGATCAGGTTTGCTAAATTCATGAGAATACTCTCGCTTACCGCAATCATTCTGATGCTGTTACACTATATGGAGATTGCACTATGGGCAGCGGTTTATTTTGTAATACCGGAGCTTTCTCAATTGGGTACATGGGAAGAGGCGATCTATTTTTCGATGATTACTTACACAACTGTAGGGTATGGAGATATAACACTTCCTGCCATTTGGAGGGTTATGAGTGGTTTTGAAGCGATGAATGGAATACTTTTGTTTGGTTGGTCGACAGCAATGTTTTATGCAGTAGCACAGCGAATGATGATAATAAATAAAACAAGAAATACTAACGATCAGGATTAA
- a CDS encoding SusC/RagA family TonB-linked outer membrane protein codes for MRRLFTNFLAGIFLCFIFLNTVTAQSVVKVKGRVTDEIGIGLPAVSVTVKGTSRGTQTTVDGDYSIEVEEGKTLVFSFLGFQTKEVTIKQQTVVNIQLNEVQTVLNQVVVVGYGTQKKRDLTGSITSIKGSEIAKQPLTNPISSLQGKVAGLTIVNNGSAGASPTVRIRGVNSTGNSDPLYVVDGVFQSNIDYLNPADIETIEVLRDPSSIAIFGLQGGNGVIIVTTKRAPNGETRVTFHSTVGMQRLTNKIGITDAAGFKKLYTAQLVNLGAAPFDYTNYSADTKWQDMIFQDALINTNSLSFSNNGEKTTTYLNLGYSTQNGVLKYNNYQKYNVRLNEEIKLNRNLKIGGDITGFYWNQSAPAADINNALWAAPIVPAQEDENTYYSMPSFQRAQVGNPLARLNGGTDNNINNGYRAIGNLFGEIKFLEKFTWKSSVNTDLGFNSSRGYSPLPYQYINLGENSNATTTTFDQSVRTGVNQSKAEYRKFQQDHTLSYNTTLDNSHKLTALAGFSTLNISRDDVWGNRSDTTLSVPRERDFWYVGAVNAANPGSYGGGGGVEAYMSLLGRVSYSYKDKYLVNVSYRRDGASKFAPENRWGNFGSLGLGWVASEEGFLKKLKGIDFLKFRASWGTVGNAMSAPAFAYLPGLTNAGVGVFGDHVYTSVAPSYIPDPNLHWEKVRGIDIGVDLRTLSNRLSAEVTLYDRKTSDLLTYITLPNSTQSYFTNLGSIDNRGVEISLSWEDKIGSDFTYSINPNFSYNKNEVESIGNDINFQLIGNGGINLTETGRSVGYFYGYKQVGIYQTAADLAKMPHMQNSQPGDIAYEDINGDGVITNKDRTYLGTPFPTMNYGLNLSCSYKNFDAMIEGQGVAGNKVYTQRRTSTFAVLNYESNRLNAWNGPGTSNVEPILDNTRANNYLPSTYYLESGDYLRLRTLQIGYTLGPEKLSRIGLQRLRVFVSGQNIKTWSKTTGYTPEAPISDVLGGGADNGTYPLPAIYSLGVNVTF; via the coding sequence ATGAGAAGATTATTTACCAACTTTTTAGCTGGAATATTCCTCTGTTTCATTTTTCTTAATACGGTAACTGCACAAAGTGTAGTTAAGGTAAAAGGGAGGGTAACTGACGAAATAGGTATTGGCTTACCTGCAGTAAGTGTTACTGTGAAGGGAACATCCCGGGGAACACAAACTACTGTTGACGGAGATTATTCAATTGAAGTAGAAGAAGGGAAAACACTTGTGTTTTCGTTTCTTGGTTTCCAAACTAAAGAGGTTACCATTAAGCAACAAACCGTTGTTAATATTCAATTGAACGAAGTTCAAACGGTCTTAAATCAAGTGGTGGTAGTGGGTTATGGTACCCAAAAGAAAAGGGATTTAACCGGGTCAATAACTTCAATAAAGGGATCGGAAATAGCCAAACAGCCCTTGACTAACCCTATATCCTCACTGCAAGGTAAAGTAGCCGGTTTAACCATCGTCAACAATGGTAGTGCCGGAGCCTCTCCAACGGTTCGTATCCGTGGAGTAAACAGTACAGGAAACTCGGACCCACTATATGTGGTAGACGGGGTATTTCAATCCAATATTGATTACCTGAACCCTGCTGATATTGAAACCATCGAAGTTTTACGTGACCCATCATCTATTGCCATCTTTGGATTACAGGGAGGTAACGGCGTTATTATTGTAACTACTAAAAGAGCTCCTAACGGCGAAACTCGTGTAACCTTTCATTCAACTGTGGGTATGCAGCGTCTTACCAATAAGATTGGCATTACTGATGCGGCAGGTTTTAAAAAGCTATACACAGCCCAATTGGTTAATTTGGGTGCAGCTCCTTTCGACTACACCAATTATAGCGCAGACACCAAATGGCAGGATATGATTTTCCAGGATGCGCTGATTAATACCAATAGCCTAAGTTTTTCAAATAATGGGGAAAAAACCACCACCTATTTAAATCTTGGTTATAGTACACAAAATGGTGTATTAAAATATAATAACTATCAGAAATACAATGTTCGTCTTAATGAGGAAATTAAACTCAATAGAAATCTAAAAATAGGGGGAGATATAACAGGGTTCTATTGGAATCAGAGCGCTCCGGCAGCTGATATCAACAATGCCTTATGGGCCGCTCCAATCGTGCCAGCTCAGGAAGATGAAAATACGTACTACAGTATGCCATCTTTCCAAAGGGCCCAGGTAGGAAATCCTCTGGCTCGCTTAAACGGTGGAACTGATAATAACATAAATAATGGGTATCGTGCTATAGGTAACTTGTTTGGAGAAATCAAGTTCCTGGAGAAATTCACGTGGAAATCTTCGGTAAATACCGATTTAGGCTTTAACAGTAGTCGGGGCTACAGTCCGTTGCCTTATCAGTATATAAACTTAGGGGAAAACTCCAATGCAACTACGACCACTTTTGATCAATCGGTAAGAACCGGTGTAAATCAAAGCAAGGCTGAATATAGAAAGTTTCAGCAAGACCATACTTTATCCTATAATACCACCCTTGATAATTCACATAAGCTAACAGCCTTGGCTGGTTTTTCAACACTTAACATCAGCCGAGATGACGTTTGGGGAAATCGTAGCGATACAACCTTAAGTGTTCCACGTGAACGCGATTTCTGGTACGTTGGTGCTGTTAATGCTGCCAATCCTGGAAGTTATGGTGGTGGTGGAGGAGTAGAAGCTTATATGTCATTATTAGGCAGAGTAAGTTACTCTTATAAAGATAAATACCTGGTTAACGTAAGTTACCGTAGAGATGGCGCGTCGAAGTTTGCTCCTGAGAACAGATGGGGTAATTTCGGTAGTTTGGGATTAGGCTGGGTTGCTTCGGAAGAGGGTTTCTTGAAGAAACTTAAAGGTATTGATTTCTTAAAGTTTCGGGCATCATGGGGTACTGTAGGTAATGCAATGAGTGCTCCTGCTTTTGCTTACCTTCCTGGTCTTACGAATGCAGGTGTAGGAGTGTTTGGTGATCATGTGTACACTTCGGTGGCTCCGTCTTATATTCCTGATCCTAACCTGCATTGGGAAAAGGTACGTGGTATTGATATAGGGGTGGATTTACGTACGTTAAGTAACAGGTTAAGTGCTGAGGTTACCTTATATGACCGGAAAACCAGTGATCTTTTAACTTATATTACATTACCCAACTCTACCCAGTCCTATTTTACTAACCTTGGAAGCATTGACAACAGAGGAGTGGAGATCAGCCTGTCATGGGAAGATAAAATCGGCAGTGATTTTACCTATAGCATTAACCCTAATTTTAGTTATAACAAAAACGAAGTGGAGTCAATTGGTAACGATATTAATTTCCAGTTGATTGGTAACGGAGGGATTAATTTAACTGAAACCGGAAGGTCTGTTGGTTATTTCTATGGATATAAACAGGTGGGTATTTACCAAACGGCTGCCGATCTGGCCAAAATGCCGCATATGCAAAATTCACAACCAGGTGACATTGCTTATGAAGATATTAATGGCGATGGGGTAATTACCAATAAAGACAGAACCTATTTAGGCACTCCATTCCCTACAATGAATTACGGTCTTAACCTCTCTTGTTCCTACAAGAACTTTGATGCCATGATTGAAGGGCAGGGAGTTGCAGGCAATAAAGTATATACGCAACGCCGTACTTCAACCTTTGCAGTACTGAATTACGAAAGCAACAGGTTAAATGCATGGAACGGTCCGGGCACCAGCAATGTTGAGCCTATCCTGGATAATACCAGGGCTAATAATTACCTGCCGAGCACTTATTATTTAGAATCCGGTGATTATTTACGCTTGCGCACCCTGCAGATAGGTTACACGCTGGGCCCTGAAAAATTAAGCAGAATAGGACTTCAAAGATTGAGAGTATTTGTAAGTGGCCAGAATATAAAAACCTGGAGTAAAACCACAGGTTACACACCTGAAGCACCAATTAGTGATGTGTTAGGTGGAGGTGCCGATAATGGTACCTATCCTTTACCGGCAATCTACTCTTTGGGTGTTAATGTGACTTTTTAA
- a CDS encoding RagB/SusD family nutrient uptake outer membrane protein: MNLFNKTYKRNSAVFLMVAFVSLLGACSSDFLDRVPQGSYTSGNFPYPNGGGPYDQYINSAYGSLREWNISVFPFMAAVSVRSDDADKGSTPADGPSVLQMDNFTILPSNDLANGLWVGHYNVINNCNIVLNQISTDENKEVASAVKLQAEAEARFLRGYAYFMMVRLFGRVPIIDKVSSGGSANNIQQSEPAAIYALIESDLQFAAANLPFSWDAKFIGRATRGAANGLLAKVYLTQKKWAPAMNTAEIVINSNQYDLSTPYDKIFSESGENSRESVFEIQATANPTNPTIYGVQYANVQGVRGTGSWDLGWGFNVPSTNLEAAYEANDPRKERTILYSGGTSVYGEQVPSGLPNPRYNHKVYSNPSIRAAIGNRFGWWMNVRVLRFADVVLMYAEAANELGKTTEALEKLEMVRARARNGNNGILPQVTTTDQMELRTAIRQERRVELGMEHDRFFDLVRWGIAASTLQAAGKNFNNNRDNLLPIPQTQIDISKGVLTQNPGY, from the coding sequence ATGAACTTATTCAACAAAACATATAAAAGAAACAGTGCAGTTTTTTTGATGGTTGCTTTTGTTTCTTTACTGGGAGCTTGTTCAAGCGATTTTTTAGATCGCGTTCCCCAAGGAAGTTATACCTCAGGAAATTTCCCTTATCCTAATGGCGGAGGCCCGTATGATCAGTATATAAACTCAGCTTATGGTAGCTTAAGAGAATGGAATATTTCCGTGTTTCCGTTTATGGCGGCTGTTAGCGTAAGAAGTGATGATGCAGATAAAGGAAGCACGCCGGCCGACGGTCCGTCTGTATTGCAAATGGACAATTTTACCATATTGCCGAGTAATGATTTGGCGAACGGTTTATGGGTTGGTCATTACAATGTGATCAATAACTGCAACATTGTATTAAATCAGATTTCAACTGATGAAAATAAGGAAGTAGCTTCGGCTGTAAAGCTTCAGGCTGAAGCAGAGGCAAGGTTTCTACGAGGGTACGCTTATTTTATGATGGTGCGTCTATTCGGAAGAGTGCCTATTATCGATAAGGTTTCATCGGGTGGGTCAGCTAATAATATTCAGCAAAGTGAACCTGCGGCTATATATGCACTCATTGAAAGTGATTTGCAGTTTGCAGCAGCCAATTTGCCATTTAGCTGGGATGCTAAATTTATTGGTCGTGCTACTCGGGGAGCTGCCAATGGTTTGTTAGCCAAAGTGTATTTAACCCAGAAAAAATGGGCTCCGGCGATGAATACTGCCGAAATAGTGATCAACTCCAACCAATATGATCTGTCTACACCCTATGACAAGATCTTTAGCGAGAGCGGTGAGAATAGCCGGGAGTCTGTTTTTGAGATTCAGGCAACCGCCAACCCGACCAATCCGACTATCTATGGTGTGCAATACGCCAATGTGCAAGGAGTAAGGGGGACAGGTTCGTGGGATTTAGGCTGGGGCTTTAATGTGCCAAGCACAAATTTGGAAGCTGCTTATGAAGCAAATGACCCTCGCAAAGAAAGGACTATTTTATATTCGGGGGGGACCTCAGTTTATGGGGAACAAGTACCTTCTGGTCTTCCGAATCCTCGCTATAACCATAAAGTATATTCTAATCCGTCTATTAGAGCCGCTATTGGAAATCGGTTTGGCTGGTGGATGAATGTACGTGTTTTACGTTTTGCCGATGTAGTATTAATGTATGCTGAGGCAGCTAATGAACTAGGAAAAACCACAGAAGCACTGGAGAAATTAGAGATGGTTCGTGCCAGGGCCAGAAACGGTAATAATGGCATTTTACCACAAGTTACCACTACCGATCAGATGGAGTTGCGAACAGCCATTCGTCAGGAAAGAAGAGTTGAGCTGGGTATGGAACACGATCGTTTCTTTGATTTGGTACGCTGGGGCATTGCTGCTTCAACGCTTCAGGCTGCTGGTAAAAACTTTAACAACAATCGCGACAATCTTTTACCAATACCACAAACACAGATCGATATTAGTAAGGGTGTACTTACCCAAAATCCTGGTTATTAA
- a CDS encoding DinB family protein encodes MNSTFKIWKTSRNLYLDFFEKYTLDQLNKIPEGFNNNLIWNIGHVIVAQQSLIYKLSGLEGYISDELINLYKSGTKPTGQTTESEVKELKELLISLIEKTETDFANAKFVTFNERLTGTGFHLTTLKDAFDFNNYHEGLHLGYMMNIRKFV; translated from the coding sequence ATGAATTCCACCTTCAAAATTTGGAAAACAAGCAGAAACCTGTATTTGGATTTTTTTGAGAAATACACCCTTGATCAGCTAAATAAAATTCCGGAAGGATTTAATAATAATCTGATTTGGAATATTGGCCATGTAATAGTTGCCCAGCAATCGTTGATCTATAAATTATCAGGTTTGGAGGGATACATTTCTGATGAATTAATTAACCTTTATAAATCGGGAACAAAACCTACCGGACAGACCACCGAAAGTGAAGTAAAGGAATTGAAAGAACTCCTAATTTCGCTAATTGAAAAAACAGAAACGGACTTTGCCAATGCTAAATTTGTCACATTTAATGAGCGACTTACAGGCACTGGATTTCATTTAACTACCTTAAAAGACGCTTTTGACTTTAACAATTATCACGAAGGCCTTCATTTAGGGTATATGATGAACATCCGGAAATTTGTTTAG